In Endozoicomonas sp. GU-1, one DNA window encodes the following:
- the pstA gene encoding phosphate ABC transporter permease PstA, giving the protein MNNSLQSPGKRSVGAWINSGAPWVWLNAGAVAISLVLVIGLLGLIAVRGLGHFWPGQIMVADYQPPGQAVRMVAGEITDSEEVPAARLESSGLEVINGQELYTRDLLKQGNRDLSGADFVWIVDEWLSNRQYPEDIMVLERREWGNFYGFLESVQEDGVTVASGESAWTVFNKRLDRALGIYQAIYQIEKHDIGSINAAIEQLRLAERRLELSGDRDPVRQAEIQAERKQLNQEYQQLENQLGDLYRAFNRDSFVARTVAGQTLEQPISKVVRAYQPNTLSLTDKIGFYFDKVGEFILDDPREANTEGGVFPAIFGTVMMVILMSIMVTPFGVIAAVYLREYASQGWMTRAIRVAVNNLAGVPSIVYGVFGLGFFIYFAGAEIDNLFFAEALPSPTFGTPGLLWASITLALLTLPVVIVATEEGLSRIPRSVREGSLALGATKAETLWRVVLPMASPAMMTGLILAVARAAGEVAPLMLVGVVKLAPSLPLDGNYPYLHLDQKFMHLGFHIFDVGFQSPNVEAARPLVYATALLLVMVIAVLNLSAVAIRNRLREKYKSLED; this is encoded by the coding sequence ATGAATAATTCCCTTCAAAGCCCCGGAAAACGCTCTGTTGGTGCATGGATTAACAGCGGTGCCCCCTGGGTCTGGCTAAATGCCGGTGCGGTTGCCATCAGTCTGGTTCTGGTGATCGGGCTGCTGGGGTTGATCGCTGTGCGCGGGCTGGGGCACTTCTGGCCGGGCCAGATTATGGTGGCCGATTACCAGCCTCCGGGGCAGGCCGTCCGAATGGTTGCCGGAGAGATTACTGACAGTGAAGAAGTCCCTGCGGCTCGTTTGGAGTCGTCTGGCCTTGAGGTGATCAACGGTCAGGAGTTATATACCCGTGATCTGTTGAAGCAGGGCAATCGGGACCTGAGTGGTGCTGACTTTGTCTGGATCGTCGATGAGTGGCTGAGTAATCGCCAATACCCTGAAGACATTATGGTGCTTGAGCGTCGTGAATGGGGCAATTTCTACGGCTTCCTGGAGTCCGTTCAGGAAGATGGTGTCACCGTTGCCAGCGGTGAATCGGCCTGGACCGTTTTCAATAAGCGTTTGGATCGGGCGCTCGGGATTTATCAGGCAATCTACCAGATTGAAAAGCACGACATTGGCTCAATAAACGCCGCAATAGAACAGCTGCGTCTGGCCGAGCGCCGTCTGGAGCTGAGCGGTGATAGGGACCCTGTCCGTCAGGCAGAGATTCAGGCGGAGCGAAAACAGCTGAATCAGGAATATCAGCAACTGGAAAACCAGCTGGGCGATCTTTACCGGGCGTTCAACCGTGACAGCTTTGTGGCCAGAACCGTTGCTGGTCAAACCCTGGAACAGCCAATCAGTAAGGTGGTGCGTGCCTATCAGCCCAATACCCTGTCACTGACCGATAAAATAGGTTTCTACTTTGACAAGGTCGGTGAGTTCATCCTTGATGATCCCAGGGAGGCCAACACCGAAGGCGGTGTCTTCCCCGCCATCTTTGGCACAGTGATGATGGTAATTCTGATGTCCATTATGGTGACCCCTTTCGGTGTTATCGCTGCTGTCTATCTGCGAGAGTACGCCAGTCAGGGCTGGATGACCCGGGCCATCCGGGTGGCAGTTAATAACCTGGCGGGGGTGCCCTCCATCGTTTACGGGGTGTTTGGTCTTGGTTTTTTCATCTACTTTGCCGGGGCAGAAATCGATAATCTGTTTTTTGCTGAGGCCCTGCCATCCCCCACCTTTGGTACTCCGGGGCTGCTGTGGGCATCCATCACCCTGGCTCTGTTGACCCTGCCGGTGGTGATTGTCGCCACGGAAGAGGGGCTGTCCCGTATTCCCCGCTCCGTTCGGGAAGGGAGCCTGGCCCTCGGTGCCACCAAGGCGGAAACGTTGTGGCGGGTGGTGCTGCCCATGGCCAGCCCGGCCATGATGACCGGTTTGATTCTGGCGGTTGCCCGTGCGGCAGGGGAAGTGGCACCACTGATGCTGGTGGGTGTTGTTAAACTGGCTCCCAGCTTGCCGCTGGATGGCAACTACCCCTATCTGCATCTTGATCAGAAGTTCATGCATCTGGGCTTTCATATTTTTGATGTGGGTTTCCAGAGCCCGAACGTGGAAGCCGCCAGGCCGCTGGTGTATGCCACTGCGTTGCTGCTGGTGATGGTTATTGCTGTGCTGAATCTGTCCGCCGTTGCGATTCGCAACCGGTTACGGGAAAAATACAAGAGCCTTGAGGACTGA
- a CDS encoding AbrB/MazE/SpoVT family DNA-binding domain-containing protein yields the protein MHKLTTKRQVTIPQSICQKLGLKPGDYIQVFERDGVAHLVKMTSDDLSGTIKLPGDTHQHLTREDTRKAIKNKTARKFAGES from the coding sequence GTGCATAAACTAACGACCAAAAGACAAGTGACTATTCCTCAAAGTATCTGCCAAAAGCTCGGGCTAAAACCAGGCGACTATATACAGGTTTTCGAGCGCGATGGTGTGGCACATTTGGTAAAGATGACCTCCGATGACCTTTCTGGCACCATCAAATTACCTGGTGATACCCATCAACACTTAACGCGAGAGGACACCAGGAAGGCCATCAAAAACAAAACCGCCAGAAAATTCGCGGGCGAATCATGA
- a CDS encoding Na+/H+ antiporter family protein, translated as MNAVILAVAIMLTLSVLRVNVVLALFFGAIGGGLAGGLGFDATLSAFAEGLGGGASIAISYGMLGAFAMAISASGIPQWLADRIIQRVAKTHKTAGLRISILGSILLMAFASQNVVPVHIAFIPILIPPLLGVFSSLQLDRRAVASTLSFGLIATYMLVPIGFGNIYLTQILAGNLNDNGLNIDPDLMPSAMALPVLGMFIGLLVAVFWTYRKPRHYHIAESALKTAKEELPSMEPKAVLITLVSIAAALGVQLFTDSMAMGAATGFMMMILGGIVHWREADDVFARGVRMMALCGFIMISASGFAEVLRTTGDIPALVAMVEELVYGSKALAALLMLVVGLMITMGIGSSFSTIPIIATLYVPLALALGFSPLATAALVGASGALGDAGSPASDSTIGPTAGLDVDGQHDHIRDTVIPTFMHYNIPMILLAWIAAMIL; from the coding sequence ATGAACGCTGTCATTTTGGCTGTTGCCATCATGCTGACCTTGAGTGTCTTGCGTGTAAACGTTGTACTTGCCCTTTTTTTCGGGGCTATTGGTGGAGGTCTTGCCGGTGGACTGGGGTTTGATGCCACACTGTCCGCTTTTGCCGAAGGGTTGGGGGGTGGTGCCAGCATCGCCATCAGCTACGGTATGCTGGGTGCCTTTGCCATGGCTATATCCGCATCCGGGATTCCCCAGTGGCTGGCCGATCGAATTATTCAGAGGGTAGCCAAGACCCACAAAACAGCTGGCCTCAGAATCTCGATCCTCGGAAGCATTCTGCTGATGGCCTTTGCCTCCCAGAATGTGGTCCCCGTACACATCGCCTTTATTCCTATTCTGATCCCACCGCTACTGGGTGTTTTCAGCTCCTTACAGCTGGACCGCAGGGCGGTAGCAAGCACCCTGTCGTTTGGTCTGATCGCCACCTATATGCTGGTTCCCATCGGTTTCGGCAATATCTACCTGACCCAGATCCTGGCGGGCAACCTCAACGATAATGGCTTGAACATTGATCCTGACCTGATGCCATCGGCCATGGCTCTGCCGGTACTGGGCATGTTTATTGGTCTGCTTGTGGCTGTGTTCTGGACTTACCGTAAACCCCGCCACTACCACATTGCAGAGAGCGCCCTGAAAACCGCTAAGGAAGAGCTGCCATCCATGGAGCCAAAGGCCGTGCTGATTACCCTGGTATCCATTGCTGCGGCACTCGGCGTGCAACTGTTCACCGACTCCATGGCCATGGGTGCAGCCACAGGCTTTATGATGATGATCCTCGGCGGCATTGTGCACTGGCGGGAAGCGGATGATGTCTTTGCCCGAGGTGTAAGAATGATGGCCCTGTGTGGATTTATCATGATCTCTGCCTCTGGCTTTGCCGAAGTACTCAGGACAACCGGGGATATTCCTGCCCTGGTGGCCATGGTTGAAGAGCTGGTTTATGGCAGCAAGGCACTGGCCGCATTGCTGATGCTGGTTGTTGGATTGATGATCACCATGGGCATTGGTTCTTCCTTCTCAACCATTCCCATTATTGCCACGCTCTATGTCCCACTGGCGCTGGCCCTTGGCTTTTCACCTCTGGCAACCGCAGCGCTTGTTGGTGCATCCGGCGCGCTGGGTGATGCAGGCTCTCCAGCCTCCGACTCCACCATTGGCCCAACCGCCGGGCTGGATGTGGATGGCCAGCACGACCATATCCGGGACACCGTTATTCCAACGTTTATGCACTACAACATTCCCATGATCCTGCTTGCCTGGATCGCGGCGATGATTCTGTAA
- a CDS encoding WD40 repeat domain-containing protein, with amino-acid sequence MEPPITVNTSGNYGDNPDCTGVTPEVSRYVWNSNGMSVVPCQDQCSLLHLPEPPLLRLLGYLSFREILATAKTCTYLNQVITDEHLLARSWFAKLATHQQNQFKEITRDISDRELQHWLRQFTPDTTLAGKLCSQYLAEQTTDDGRKIGETQKKKYFPQVLFYTVSKLMADCRQFKPVLAKEILDTPGYAISLSTHGDHLVILSNHHTGTIFGYTANSPWHKQASFSFDYWLTADLPISNFETHGRHVLACDKHTATILAYNADNSCTEQLTIFHEGRISSADLSCDGHQAVIICDDGSARIHSWNDAGHWTLAADITDVRRRLKARFSPDGSRVLTHSNSCTKIHRRNEEGGWTLEATSDFYAESVTFSPDGSHVLMYSCYRGIIAKIAKILSLNKDGGWLESAPLTHNEGSVIRVIASPDGRHVITTNQKDGETDSITMKILSRDSNSDWTEKTGNIPIIIHNGAQYWPKFSPDSRHVMVSKNTSNLEIRSCDKRGNWIPTSIPCLEERKRGFFSPDSRHAAIIGAGYRTTIIYSYDEARVWTESGIIPHYLDGPYTDASFSSDSSHIVTFCWYPVTLWNDNIRSKFKVKIYGYNGYGKWLPKAFIRHAGPIYSARFNADGTHLVTASEDRTAVIFGRCADGSWVNKAILRHTRRVKFAFFSVDSRQVVTVSGSHNVKIWRLVAAGMVLDNPPGTPQAATGQGVVLHAGNQKPEANRQN; translated from the coding sequence ATGGAACCTCCTATTACCGTTAACACTAGCGGCAATTATGGCGATAACCCGGACTGCACCGGAGTAACACCTGAGGTATCCCGTTATGTGTGGAACAGCAACGGTATGTCGGTTGTGCCCTGCCAGGACCAATGTTCATTACTGCATTTGCCTGAGCCTCCCTTGCTCAGGTTGTTGGGCTATTTATCTTTCCGGGAGATACTCGCCACCGCAAAAACGTGTACGTATTTAAACCAGGTAATCACCGATGAACATCTGCTGGCCAGATCGTGGTTTGCAAAATTGGCAACACACCAGCAGAACCAGTTCAAGGAGATTACCCGTGACATCAGTGATCGTGAGCTGCAGCACTGGCTGAGGCAATTTACCCCGGATACAACGCTAGCAGGTAAGCTTTGCAGCCAATACCTTGCAGAGCAAACAACAGACGACGGTCGTAAAATCGGTGAAACACAAAAAAAGAAATACTTCCCCCAGGTCCTGTTTTACACGGTGAGTAAACTGATGGCTGACTGTCGACAATTTAAACCGGTTCTGGCAAAGGAAATTCTTGATACTCCTGGTTATGCCATCAGCTTGAGCACCCATGGCGACCATTTAGTGATCTTGAGCAACCATCATACCGGGACAATCTTTGGCTACACAGCAAACAGCCCATGGCATAAACAAGCCAGTTTTAGCTTCGATTACTGGCTCACCGCAGATCTTCCTATCTCCAACTTTGAGACCCACGGCCGTCATGTGTTGGCCTGTGATAAACATACCGCAACAATCTTGGCATATAACGCAGATAACAGCTGCACGGAGCAACTCACCATTTTCCATGAAGGCAGGATCAGCTCGGCTGATTTAAGTTGTGATGGTCATCAGGCAGTCATTATCTGTGATGATGGCAGCGCCAGAATCCACAGCTGGAACGACGCTGGTCACTGGACGCTGGCAGCGGATATTACTGATGTCAGGCGGCGCTTGAAGGCTCGCTTCAGCCCGGATGGCAGCCGGGTACTGACCCACTCAAACTCGTGCACAAAAATCCACAGACGGAACGAGGAGGGTGGCTGGACATTAGAGGCCACCAGTGACTTCTATGCCGAATCAGTCACCTTCAGTCCCGATGGCAGCCATGTGCTGATGTACAGTTGTTATCGGGGGATCATCGCAAAGATCGCAAAAATCCTCAGCCTGAACAAAGATGGTGGCTGGCTGGAGAGTGCACCCCTCACGCACAACGAAGGCTCGGTCATACGGGTTATAGCCAGCCCTGATGGTCGCCATGTCATTACCACCAACCAGAAAGACGGTGAAACTGACAGCATAACCATGAAAATCCTCAGTCGTGACAGTAACAGCGACTGGACAGAGAAAACCGGCAATATCCCGATTATTATCCACAATGGTGCCCAGTATTGGCCCAAATTCAGCCCCGATAGCCGTCATGTGATGGTTAGCAAAAATACATCTAACCTTGAAATCCGCAGCTGCGACAAACGCGGCAACTGGATACCAACCTCTATTCCCTGTCTGGAAGAGAGAAAAAGAGGCTTCTTCAGTCCCGATAGCAGACATGCGGCGATCATTGGCGCTGGTTATCGCACTACCATAATATACAGTTATGATGAAGCCAGAGTCTGGACAGAAAGCGGCATCATTCCCCATTACCTTGACGGGCCATACACTGACGCCAGCTTCAGTTCTGATAGCAGCCATATTGTGACTTTCTGTTGGTACCCAGTTACCCTTTGGAACGATAACATTCGTAGCAAATTCAAGGTAAAAATCTACGGTTACAATGGGTACGGCAAGTGGCTGCCAAAAGCCTTTATTCGCCATGCCGGCCCGATCTATTCCGCACGTTTCAACGCCGATGGCACCCATCTGGTAACCGCAAGCGAGGATCGTACTGCAGTAATCTTTGGCCGCTGTGCCGACGGCAGCTGGGTGAATAAGGCCATTCTGAGACATACCCGCCGGGTCAAATTTGCCTTCTTCAGTGTCGATAGCAGACAGGTGGTGACCGTAAGTGGCTCGCACAACGTGAAAATCTGGCGTCTTGTCGCTGCTGGCATGGTTCTGGACAATCCGCCCGGAACCCCACAGGCTGCGACTGGCCAGGGTGTTGTTCTGCATGCTGGCAACCAAAAGCCGGAAGCAAACAGACAGAATTGA
- a CDS encoding PstS family phosphate ABC transporter substrate-binding protein, with protein MKITTHVTAFKRVLAVSATAALALASGAAMASQLDPSLPKYSKSSGVSGNLSSVGSDTLANLMTLWAEDFKRIYPNVNVQIQAAGSSTAPPALTESTSNFGPMSRKMKDKELEAFEKRHGYKPTAIPVAIDALAVFVNKDNPIKGLTMAEVDAIFSSTRKCGAESEVKTWGDIGLSGSWQNRSVQLYGRNSVSGTYGYFKKKALCKGDFKNSVNEQPGSASVVQSVSASLNGIGYSGIGYKTSSVRTVALAKKEGQSFVEATPLNAVDGSYPLSRFLYVYVNKQPNKPLSPLEREFVKLLLSKQGQEVVVKDGYIPLPGKVVDKYLAKLGLDNTTIASK; from the coding sequence ATGAAAATAACAACACACGTAACGGCATTTAAGCGAGTCCTGGCTGTGTCTGCTACCGCAGCGCTGGCGTTGGCCAGTGGTGCTGCCATGGCCAGCCAGCTGGATCCATCCCTGCCAAAGTACAGTAAGTCCAGTGGCGTGTCCGGTAACCTGTCCTCCGTGGGTTCAGACACGCTGGCAAATCTGATGACGCTCTGGGCCGAAGATTTCAAGCGCATTTATCCCAATGTGAATGTTCAGATTCAGGCGGCGGGTTCTTCTACTGCACCTCCCGCTCTGACCGAAAGTACCTCAAACTTCGGCCCCATGAGTCGGAAAATGAAGGACAAGGAGCTGGAAGCATTTGAGAAAAGGCATGGTTACAAGCCAACGGCCATTCCTGTGGCGATTGATGCGCTGGCGGTCTTTGTCAACAAAGATAATCCCATCAAAGGCCTGACCATGGCCGAAGTGGATGCGATTTTCTCGTCAACCCGCAAGTGTGGCGCAGAAAGTGAAGTGAAGACCTGGGGTGATATTGGTTTGAGTGGATCCTGGCAGAACCGCTCTGTGCAGCTGTACGGACGTAACTCGGTATCCGGCACTTATGGCTACTTCAAGAAGAAGGCCCTGTGCAAGGGGGACTTTAAAAACAGTGTGAATGAGCAGCCAGGTTCCGCCTCAGTGGTTCAGTCGGTTTCTGCATCGCTGAACGGTATTGGCTATTCCGGTATTGGTTACAAAACCTCCAGTGTGAGAACCGTTGCACTGGCGAAGAAAGAAGGCCAGTCCTTTGTTGAGGCGACGCCGCTGAATGCAGTTGATGGCAGCTATCCTCTGTCACGTTTTCTGTACGTGTATGTGAATAAGCAGCCTAATAAGCCACTGTCTCCCCTTGAGCGCGAATTTGTTAAGTTGCTGCTCTCAAAACAGGGGCAGGAAGTGGTTGTGAAGGATGGCTATATCCCACTGCCAGGCAAGGTGGTTGATAAATACCTGGCTAAGCTCGGACTGGATAATACGACGATTGCCAGCAAGTAA
- a CDS encoding ABC transporter permease subunit, translating into MYQNSMDNSPGIDFNTPALKKYRSLRFLKDRLARWGVASGGLGVIVAILLIFFYLLYEVLPLFNRAEITRVASYPSALTFVDEPVATKKAPIFLAVEEQAEVAMQAEASGNLRFFSSQTGEWLQNELLPIPAGNEVVRVVRDAAGSNLMAAGLTNGEVILFDQGYRITWPDDRRKITPEVSYPYERQPFAIKDFSAPVAQLAISDGEEKLLMAASSNNHLVMEVVHKEADFLTESITVEQQSVTLPVISGLSAQGGLDIRRLLIDPEQTWLYVLSGSNQLTVINISDIDRPYIHETLNLTAKGVDVTTMTFLLGGVSLLVGDSEGNIAQWFMVREDGRLNLHNIRSFSLGSDPIDKIVPEHRRKGFLASDVKGQVGLYYTTANRSLLVEPLAAGRIDQMAVAPRGNYLILASQGETQFLKIDNEHPEISWSALWGKVWYESYNQPDYIWQSSASNNDFEPKLSLMPLSFGTLKAAFYAMLLAAPLAICAAIYTAYFMAPGMRRKVKPVIELMEALPTVILGFLAGLWLAPLIENQLVGIFALLLFVPAGILMFAFAWDGLPATIRHRIPDGMQAGLLVPVVLLSGALAMSLSSSLELWLFDGDMRTWLTTELGIPYDQRNALVVGLAMGFAVIPTIFSIAEDAIFSVPRHLTYGSLALGATPWQTLTRVVLLTASPGIFSALMIGMGRAVGETMIVLMATGNTPIMDANIFEGMRTLAANIAVEMPESEVGSSHYRILFLAALVLFLFTFVVNTAAEMVRHRLRKKYSSL; encoded by the coding sequence ATGTATCAAAATTCGATGGATAACAGCCCGGGTATTGATTTCAATACACCGGCACTAAAAAAATATCGTTCCCTGCGCTTCTTGAAAGACCGTCTCGCCCGCTGGGGTGTTGCCTCCGGAGGTCTTGGCGTGATTGTGGCGATTCTCCTGATTTTCTTTTACCTCCTCTACGAGGTCCTGCCGCTATTTAACCGCGCTGAGATTACCCGGGTTGCTTCATACCCATCGGCCCTGACTTTCGTTGATGAGCCAGTTGCTACAAAAAAAGCACCGATATTTCTCGCCGTTGAAGAGCAGGCCGAAGTGGCCATGCAAGCAGAGGCTTCCGGTAATCTGCGTTTTTTCTCCTCCCAAACCGGTGAATGGCTACAGAATGAGTTGCTGCCAATACCTGCGGGCAATGAGGTGGTCAGGGTGGTCAGGGATGCTGCTGGTTCCAATCTGATGGCGGCCGGTCTTACCAACGGTGAGGTCATACTGTTTGATCAGGGCTATAGGATTACCTGGCCAGATGACCGCCGGAAGATCACACCGGAAGTCAGCTACCCCTATGAGCGGCAGCCCTTTGCCATCAAGGACTTTTCGGCTCCGGTTGCACAACTGGCCATCAGTGACGGTGAGGAAAAGCTGTTGATGGCCGCCAGCAGCAATAACCACCTGGTGATGGAGGTTGTCCATAAGGAAGCGGATTTTTTAACCGAGTCCATCACTGTTGAGCAGCAGTCCGTCACCCTGCCGGTGATCAGCGGGCTTTCTGCGCAGGGTGGCCTGGATATCCGCCGGTTGCTGATTGATCCGGAACAAACCTGGCTTTATGTCCTCAGCGGCAGCAATCAACTGACGGTGATCAATATCAGCGATATTGACCGTCCCTATATCCATGAGACGCTCAATCTGACCGCTAAGGGAGTGGACGTTACCACGATGACGTTTCTGTTGGGCGGGGTATCCCTGCTGGTGGGTGACTCAGAAGGCAATATCGCCCAGTGGTTTATGGTTCGTGAAGATGGCCGTCTGAATTTGCACAATATTCGCTCTTTCAGCCTCGGCAGTGACCCCATCGACAAGATTGTTCCGGAGCATCGGCGCAAAGGCTTTCTGGCGTCGGATGTGAAGGGGCAGGTCGGTCTGTATTACACCACGGCAAACCGTTCTCTGCTGGTGGAGCCATTGGCTGCGGGTCGAATAGATCAAATGGCCGTAGCGCCAAGAGGCAATTATCTGATTCTGGCCAGCCAGGGTGAGACGCAATTCCTGAAAATCGACAATGAGCATCCGGAAATATCCTGGTCTGCCCTGTGGGGTAAAGTATGGTATGAGTCTTACAACCAGCCGGATTACATCTGGCAGTCCTCGGCATCAAATAATGACTTTGAGCCCAAGCTGAGCCTGATGCCGCTGTCATTCGGGACGCTCAAGGCGGCGTTTTACGCCATGTTGCTGGCAGCGCCACTGGCCATTTGTGCGGCTATTTACACCGCCTACTTTATGGCTCCGGGCATGCGCAGAAAGGTAAAGCCGGTGATCGAGCTGATGGAGGCCCTGCCTACGGTCATTCTTGGTTTTCTTGCCGGGCTCTGGCTGGCCCCGCTGATTGAAAATCAGCTGGTGGGTATTTTTGCCCTGTTGCTCTTTGTGCCAGCGGGCATCCTGATGTTTGCTTTTGCCTGGGATGGCTTGCCTGCAACGATACGTCACCGGATTCCTGACGGTATGCAGGCCGGATTGCTGGTGCCCGTGGTGTTACTCAGTGGTGCCCTGGCCATGTCGCTCAGTTCCAGTCTGGAACTCTGGCTGTTTGACGGTGATATGCGTACCTGGCTGACCACCGAGCTGGGCATTCCCTATGACCAGCGTAATGCCCTGGTGGTAGGACTGGCCATGGGTTTTGCCGTTATTCCAACCATATTTTCCATCGCGGAGGATGCGATATTCAGCGTACCCAGGCACCTGACCTATGGTTCCCTGGCGTTGGGAGCAACACCCTGGCAGACCCTGACCCGGGTGGTTCTTCTGACCGCCAGTCCGGGTATTTTCTCTGCGCTGATGATCGGTATGGGAAGGGCAGTAGGTGAAACCATGATCGTGCTGATGGCCACAGGGAATACGCCCATTATGGATGCCAATATCTTTGAGGGTATGCGGACGCTGGCGGCCAATATTGCGGTTGAAATGCCAGAGTCTGAAGTGGGCAGTAGCCATTACCGAATTCTCTTTCTGGCCGCTCTGGTGCTGTTCCTGTTTACCTTTGTGGTGAACACGGCGGCGGAGATGGTGCGTCATCGACTTCGTAAGAAATACAGCTCGCTCTAA
- a CDS encoding PIN domain-containing protein translates to MIAVDTNVLLRYLIAPVDARNPTWQARVAAETINSADSVYLSDIVLAETEWVLETVFELTKAEIHSVLKQLASNTRFIFEDWSALQSALMDYSETPKVDFSDGLIARRATSKGTQTLYSFESRKKLGALSIVTTLVKEQVGSD, encoded by the coding sequence ATGATTGCTGTTGATACAAATGTACTGTTGCGTTATCTGATAGCGCCGGTCGATGCCCGTAACCCGACCTGGCAAGCGAGAGTGGCGGCTGAAACCATTAATTCTGCTGACTCCGTTTACCTCTCAGACATTGTCCTGGCCGAAACCGAGTGGGTGCTGGAAACCGTCTTTGAATTAACCAAAGCAGAAATACACTCCGTTCTCAAACAGCTCGCCAGTAACACCCGGTTCATTTTTGAAGACTGGAGTGCCCTGCAGAGCGCGCTTATGGATTACAGCGAAACTCCCAAAGTGGATTTCTCTGATGGTCTGATTGCCCGACGTGCCACCAGCAAAGGCACCCAAACGCTCTACAGCTTTGAAAGCCGCAAAAAGCTGGGGGCTTTATCCATCGTCACCACGCTGGTAAAGGAGCAAGTTGGGAGTGACTGA